The DNA segment AGTTTGCTAAGGGCATCGGGTAAGGTTTGCTGCTTATACTTGTACTTCATATAAAGGTAAAGCAGAAGCAATGGTCAAAAATAATAGAAACTGTTCGATGCTGTACAGCTAGTGTCCGATTATGAACGGTTTTTGATTGATGTTTGATTTAATCATCTGATAATTAGAGGTATAAATATGTTTTTTTCGATTGGCATACCCTTGGCTTATGGCTAATCACTAAGCGTAATACAAAAATGGATAAGATCATTAAGAAAAAGAGGTTCAGTAAAAAAACAATATTAACCATAGCCGGTGCGGTAGCTTTAGTGGGGCTTGTAGCTTATGGATACAGTCTTTCTTTAAACAAGGTATATAAAGCAGATGCAGAGAAGATCACGGTAAGTAAAGTTCAATATGGCGACTTTGAAGATGTTGTATTGCTCAATGCGAGTGTGGTCCCTTTAACCTCTGTAATTGTAAGTTCACCGGAAGGTGGTACCGTAGCGGAGATCTTTACTGAAAACGGAGCTTCAGTAGTGAAAGGAACTCCATTGTTGAGGATCACCAATCCGAATGCCTTATCCAATTATACTTCCAGCGAAACGAGCATTACCGAGCAGATCAATCAATTGAGAAAACTGCGTCTGGATTTGGAACAAAATCAAAGGGTGATGAGCCAGGATATGATGGTGATTGAAAACAGTTTGAGAACTGCGAGCAGAAAATATAAAATCGACAGCACTTTATTCGCTAAAAATGTGATCACCCGTGAAGAATTTAATATTTCAAGTCAGGATTACGAATATTTTCAAGGTAGAAAGACGATCCTGAAGCAGGCCGTGAAACAAGAGAACCAGGGAAGGATCATGCAACTTAAACAAATTGACATCTCTATCGGCAGGATGAATGAAAGTCTGGAAACGATCAGACAGAATATCGAGAATATGACGATTAAGGCACCTGTGGCCGGACGTTTATCTTCTTATGACCCGGTAACAGGGAAATCTTATGCTCCGAACGAAATGTTGGGTAAGATTGATGTCATGCAGGGATATAAATTGCAGGCAGCGGTTGATGAATATTACGTCAACAGGGTGAAGGAAGGGCAAAGTGCGAATGTCGAGTTTAATGGCAAAACCTATAAGTTATCGGTCAGAAAAGTAATTCCAGAAGTTACCGCAGGGCAGTTTCAGGTGGAGTTGGTATTCGAAGGGAAATCTCCGGATGAGTTGAGAAGAGGTTTGTCTATGCAGGTGAAACTTACCTTGTCTGATAACACTAAATCTTTACTCATTTCGCAGGGACAATTTTTCCAAAGCACTGGTGGCACCTGGGTATTTGTGGTGAAGAATGGCAAGGCCACGAAAAGAAACGTGAAGATCGGACGTAAAAACTTCCTGTACTATGAAGTATTGGAAGGACTTCAGAAAGAAGAGGAGGTGATTACTTCATCTTACGATCAGTTCAATCAGTACGATATTATAGAAATAAGCAAATAGTGCATTAAAGACATAAACGAATAAAAATATAGCCATGATAAAAATAGAAAACCTGGAAAAAGTTTATAAAACTGAAGAAATAGAGACGACTGCTTTAAATGGGATAAACCTTCATGTTAAAGAAGGCGAGTTTGTCTCTATCATGGGGCCTTCGGGCTGCGGTAAATCTACCTTGCTCAATGTAATGGGTTTATTGGATAAGCCCGAAAGTGGCAGCTATAAATTCATTGATACGGAATTGTTGAAACTAAACGATAAGGAACGCTCCAACTTCAGGAAACGTAATATGGGATTTGTATTCCAGAATTTCAATTTGATCGATGAGCTGACCGTTTTTGAAAACATTGAACTTCCATTGATCTATAACAAAATCCCGGCTACAGAACGTAAAAAGCTGGTCAATGAGATCATTGAAAGGATGAATATTGTGAATAGGAGCGGACACTTCCCTCAGCAGCTTTCAGGTGGACAGCAGCAACGTGTAGCTGTTGCCAGAGCATTGGTGACCAAACCTAAACTGGTCCTGGCGGATGAGCCTACAGGAAACCTGGACAGTTCCCACGGTAATGAAGTGATGGAATTGCTTTGTGAATTGAATGAAACAGGAACGACGATTGTCATGGTGACCCACTCTTCTCATGATGCCAGTTTTTCTAACCGGATCATCAATTTAAAAGATGGGCATGTCATCTCTGAAAAGATCAATAAGAACCGTACAGAAGAACTTATATAAGCATTACCATGTTCAGACTCAATCTAAAAATAGCGTTACGAAACCTTTGGAAAAACAAGGGTTATTCTACTTTAAATATTTTTGGACTCTCTATTGGATTGGCAGGTTTTATCATGATCCTGTTATTTGCCAACCATGAACGGAGCTATGATACCTGGAATTCGGATGCAAAAGACATTTACCGGATTTCTATCAAATGGGGACCTGGACAGGAAGAATATTCCTCAAGCCCTGCGGAATTGGCTCCTGCTTTAAAGGAAGTATTACCGGAAATCGTCGATTACGGTCGTTTTTATGTCTGGGACATGAGGCAACGCCTGCTGGCTAAGGATAAAAATGAAAATTTTGTAGACCATATCATGGGGGTTGATAGCTCCTGGTTTAAACTGTTTCCCTATAAATTTATCTATGGTGATGCGAAAAAAGCCATCTTATCGGCCAATCAGATTGTTTTAAGTCAAAAAACAAGTGAGTTATTTTTTGGAAAAACGAATCCTGTGGGGCAGTCGTTACTGATTAACACCAAAGACCGTTATGTGGTAAGTGGGGTATATGAAGAACCCAATACACCGGAACATATGGAACACGATGGTTTTGTGAAAATGTCATCACCTGGTGATGGCTGGGGGAACGGGAATTATTACACGTACTTAAAATTGAAAGCCGGAACAGATAAAGAGGCTTTCGTTAAAAAACTAAACCAGGCTTTTAAAAAACTGCCAATAGTAAAGGAAGATCAAGGATTGAAAGACGTAGAAATGTTTCTTACTTCGGTACCTGACATTTACCTGCATGCCAGCAGTGCTCAGGATCCTACCAAAAGAGGAAATGCTAAAATTGTCACGATTTTAGTCCTCTTTTCTTCTTTGTTACTGATCATTGCCTGCATTAATTTTACCAATTTATCTATTGCACAATCTGTGAAGCGGGCCAAAGAAACCGGGGTTCGAAAAGTCCTGGGCGCTGCAAAGAGTAACCTGATTATTTATTTTCTTACAGAAACGGGGATCCAATGCCTCCTGGCTTTATTATTGGCCCTGACCATTGCAGAGGTAGGCATGCCTGTGCTGAACCAGTTGATGGAGGTAAAACTCTCTCTTCTGAGTTATTCAAATCCAGGGCAACTGATCCTTCAGCTCTCTTTGGTGATGATATTGGTCATTGTTCTTGCTGGTGGTTACGCGGCATTTTTTCTCTCGAGTTATGAGCCTGTGAAAGTGCTGAAAGGGAACTTCTCCAGAGGAATGGGGAGTTTATGGATGCGCAAAACATTGATTTCTATACAGTTTATTGTGGCCACAGTGTTTATGGTGGCTTTAATGATCATCCGTCAGCAGGTGACTTACATCAAAAATCAGGATGTGGGTTTCAGGAAGGACCATGTTCTGGTATTTAAGGTTAGGAAAGGCGACAGCAGACGGGATTTTAGCCAGATTAAACAGCGACTGCTCAAAGTACCCGGAATAAACGCGGTGAGTCGTGTGAATTACTATCCTGGTGTAAAAGCAATGCAGGTGATTGAGCGTGATTTCAATGGAGGGAAGGTCTCCAATCTAAGCAACATTACGGTAGATTTTGATTATTTCCAGGTGATGGGAATGCCGGCTCAAAAGGGACGTGTGTTCTCGGATAAATTTGCTACCGATAGTAGTGCTATCGTGGTGAACGAATCTGCAGTTAAAAAATACGGTTTACAAAAGCTGATTGGAAGCAAATGGATCGATAACAGGGTCATCATTGGTGTGGTTAAAGACCATATTCAGAAAGGAATGGAGACCGCTGCTGAACCTACTGCATTTGTGTTGGAAGGAAGGCAAACAAATTCTGCTGATCATGTGATTGTAAAAGTGGATGGAGGGCATACACAGGAGACGATTGAGGGACTCAAAAAAGTATGGACATCTGTGGAGCCTTTTCCTTTTCAATACACCTGGCTGGATCAGAGTTTTGCGCAGGTTTATGTACAGTATGTAAGGCTGGATAAGCTTTTCAACATATTCACCTATGTGACGCTTGCAATTGCTGTATTGGGCTTATTTGCGCTGGCCTCATTCTCCGTTCAGGAGCGTACCAAGGAAATCGGGGTAAGAAAGGTTTTAGGAGCAGAGACAACGGATATACTAAGGCTGATCAATAAGGGCTTTTTAGTTTTGGTCCTGATCGCGAACCTCATTGCCATTCCGGTTGCCTATATTTTATCCAGTAACTGGCTTTCCGGTTTTGCGTACCGGACCAACATCACCGTGTGGCCATTTGTTTTCGCAAGCATCATCTCTGTGCTGATCACGGTGCTCACGGTAAGTCTTCAGACCTTTAAAACAGCGAATGCGAAGCCTGTTGACGCACTTAAATACGAATAGTCAAATTATATAATATGTTCAGACTTAACTTAAAAATCGCTTTGCGAAACCTTTGGAAAAACAAGGGGTATACTTTGATCAATGTCGGCGGACTGGCGATAGGGCTGGCAAGCTGCATGATCCTGTTGCTGTATGTGGCTTACGAATGGAGCTTCGATAAACAAACCAGCGGATACGAACGTACTTATGTCATTTACAACAATCAGAAAAACGGAGATCATACGGTGAGTTATCCCTGGACACCAGGGGTGATGGCTGATGAGCTGCGGACGAAAATACCGGGAATCTCCAGGGCCTCAAAATCAACTTATCCTGCGGAACACCTGATTAGCTATAACCATCAGAACTTTAAGAAAAAGGCGGTATTTACAGATACTACTTTTCTTAAAATCTTTGATTATAAAGTTCTACAGGGAAACAGAGATCAGATGCTGAAAAATCCAAACTCTGTAGTACTTACGCAGCGTATGGCGAAAATCTTGTTTGGAAGCGAGAACCCGATCAATAAAACGGTTAAAATGGGTGGCAAAGAAGACCTGATCGTAGAAGGGGTAATCGAAGATGTGCCTGTCACCAGTAGTATTCAGTTTGACTACCTGGGTTCATGGGCGAT comes from the Pedobacter sp. FW305-3-2-15-E-R2A2 genome and includes:
- a CDS encoding efflux RND transporter periplasmic adaptor subunit, with protein sequence MDKIIKKKRFSKKTILTIAGAVALVGLVAYGYSLSLNKVYKADAEKITVSKVQYGDFEDVVLLNASVVPLTSVIVSSPEGGTVAEIFTENGASVVKGTPLLRITNPNALSNYTSSETSITEQINQLRKLRLDLEQNQRVMSQDMMVIENSLRTASRKYKIDSTLFAKNVITREEFNISSQDYEYFQGRKTILKQAVKQENQGRIMQLKQIDISIGRMNESLETIRQNIENMTIKAPVAGRLSSYDPVTGKSYAPNEMLGKIDVMQGYKLQAAVDEYYVNRVKEGQSANVEFNGKTYKLSVRKVIPEVTAGQFQVELVFEGKSPDELRRGLSMQVKLTLSDNTKSLLISQGQFFQSTGGTWVFVVKNGKATKRNVKIGRKNFLYYEVLEGLQKEEEVITSSYDQFNQYDIIEISK
- a CDS encoding ABC transporter ATP-binding protein, with the protein product MIKIENLEKVYKTEEIETTALNGINLHVKEGEFVSIMGPSGCGKSTLLNVMGLLDKPESGSYKFIDTELLKLNDKERSNFRKRNMGFVFQNFNLIDELTVFENIELPLIYNKIPATERKKLVNEIIERMNIVNRSGHFPQQLSGGQQQRVAVARALVTKPKLVLADEPTGNLDSSHGNEVMELLCELNETGTTIVMVTHSSHDASFSNRIINLKDGHVISEKINKNRTEELI
- a CDS encoding ABC transporter permease — translated: MFRLNLKIALRNLWKNKGYSTLNIFGLSIGLAGFIMILLFANHERSYDTWNSDAKDIYRISIKWGPGQEEYSSSPAELAPALKEVLPEIVDYGRFYVWDMRQRLLAKDKNENFVDHIMGVDSSWFKLFPYKFIYGDAKKAILSANQIVLSQKTSELFFGKTNPVGQSLLINTKDRYVVSGVYEEPNTPEHMEHDGFVKMSSPGDGWGNGNYYTYLKLKAGTDKEAFVKKLNQAFKKLPIVKEDQGLKDVEMFLTSVPDIYLHASSAQDPTKRGNAKIVTILVLFSSLLLIIACINFTNLSIAQSVKRAKETGVRKVLGAAKSNLIIYFLTETGIQCLLALLLALTIAEVGMPVLNQLMEVKLSLLSYSNPGQLILQLSLVMILVIVLAGGYAAFFLSSYEPVKVLKGNFSRGMGSLWMRKTLISIQFIVATVFMVALMIIRQQVTYIKNQDVGFRKDHVLVFKVRKGDSRRDFSQIKQRLLKVPGINAVSRVNYYPGVKAMQVIERDFNGGKVSNLSNITVDFDYFQVMGMPAQKGRVFSDKFATDSSAIVVNESAVKKYGLQKLIGSKWIDNRVIIGVVKDHIQKGMETAAEPTAFVLEGRQTNSADHVIVKVDGGHTQETIEGLKKVWTSVEPFPFQYTWLDQSFAQVYVQYVRLDKLFNIFTYVTLAIAVLGLFALASFSVQERTKEIGVRKVLGAETTDILRLINKGFLVLVLIANLIAIPVAYILSSNWLSGFAYRTNITVWPFVFASIISVLITVLTVSLQTFKTANAKPVDALKYE